A portion of the Streptomyces platensis genome contains these proteins:
- a CDS encoding oligosaccharide flippase family protein, which produces MTAIRPAGAGGRPSSPAAGGAGADGGGVGSTARGSMFGLAGSAANALFGFVLVAVITHGLGARGAGAVFTGVAAFTILSNALKLGADTALVRFVSRDLELSGGAGVPALLRISVLPTLLASVAGAAVLLCSPGLAGLLLPELDPGQAVALIRLFAVFLPVTTVALVLLGATRGYGSVVPFVGVEQIGKPALRVLLAVPLVLVAPSVTGLSVAWLAPGVLGAVAAGVSLRRSRRTHPGSGQPPSQAREFWAFAGPRAVSSVFDITAVWIGVILLSALGTGTDAGIYTAIGRLVTAGSLLQLAIRLAVAPQISRLLAGGDRHGARHLHRLSTRWIALFSWPVFLVLAAFPRTVLSLFGPGFDGGAAGLVVLAAACLVNVGVGNAQTVILMAGRSVWNLVVAGTAFVVQLGSGIWLVPRYGVLGAAVSWGLAIVVDNGASALLARYRLGFRTVDRGYRCAAVLGVVTVALPVFALRTLFGDTVPGALLGIVLAIGAFGAAVWRYRLPLGVGEFFGALRKRGSGNSP; this is translated from the coding sequence ATGACAGCCATCCGTCCGGCGGGGGCGGGCGGGCGGCCCTCGTCACCGGCGGCGGGCGGGGCCGGGGCCGACGGGGGCGGGGTCGGCAGCACCGCCCGCGGCAGCATGTTCGGCCTGGCGGGCTCGGCCGCCAACGCGCTGTTCGGGTTCGTCCTCGTCGCCGTGATCACCCATGGCCTCGGGGCCCGCGGGGCCGGTGCGGTGTTCACGGGGGTCGCGGCCTTCACCATCCTGAGCAACGCGCTGAAGCTGGGCGCCGATACCGCGCTGGTCCGCTTCGTCTCCCGGGACCTGGAGCTCAGCGGCGGCGCCGGGGTACCGGCCCTGCTGCGGATCTCGGTCCTGCCGACGCTGCTGGCGAGCGTCGCGGGTGCGGCGGTGCTGCTGTGCTCCCCCGGGCTCGCCGGTCTGCTGCTGCCCGAGCTGGATCCGGGCCAGGCCGTCGCGCTCATCCGGCTGTTCGCGGTGTTCCTGCCGGTGACGACGGTGGCGCTGGTGCTGCTCGGGGCCACCCGGGGCTACGGCTCGGTGGTGCCCTTCGTGGGCGTGGAGCAGATCGGCAAGCCGGCCTTGCGGGTGCTGCTCGCGGTGCCGCTGGTGCTGGTCGCACCGAGCGTGACCGGGCTCTCGGTGGCCTGGCTGGCGCCCGGGGTGCTGGGTGCGGTGGCCGCCGGCGTCTCGCTGCGCCGGTCCCGCCGTACGCATCCGGGCTCCGGGCAACCGCCGTCGCAGGCACGGGAGTTCTGGGCGTTCGCCGGACCACGGGCGGTCTCCTCCGTCTTCGACATCACCGCGGTGTGGATCGGGGTGATCCTGCTGTCGGCGCTGGGCACCGGCACCGACGCCGGCATCTACACGGCGATCGGGCGGCTGGTCACCGCGGGCAGTCTGCTCCAGCTGGCGATCAGGCTGGCGGTGGCGCCGCAGATCAGCCGGCTGCTGGCGGGTGGCGACCGGCACGGGGCGCGGCATCTGCACCGGTTGTCGACCCGCTGGATCGCGCTCTTCTCGTGGCCCGTGTTCCTGGTCCTCGCCGCCTTCCCCCGGACCGTGCTGTCGCTCTTCGGGCCCGGCTTCGACGGGGGCGCGGCGGGGCTGGTGGTCCTGGCGGCCGCCTGTCTGGTCAATGTCGGCGTCGGCAATGCGCAGACGGTCATCCTCATGGCCGGGCGGAGCGTCTGGAATCTGGTGGTTGCCGGCACCGCGTTCGTGGTCCAACTGGGCAGTGGGATCTGGCTGGTTCCGCGCTACGGGGTGCTGGGTGCGGCGGTCTCGTGGGGTCTGGCGATCGTGGTGGACAACGGCGCCTCGGCGCTGCTGGCCCGCTACCGCCTGGGCTTTCGCACCGTTGACCGGGGCTATCGGTGTGCCGCGGTGCTCGGCGTCGTGACGGTGGCGCTCCCGGTGTTCGCTCTGCGAACGCTATTCGGGGACACCGTACCCGGCGCGCTTTTGGGAATTGTTTTAGCCATTGGGGCTTTCGGCGCCGCCGTCTGGCGCTATCGTTTGCCGCTGGGGGTAGGGGAGTTCTTCGGGGCGCTGCGCAAGCGTGGTTCGGGAAACTCACCGTGA
- a CDS encoding adenylyltransferase/cytidyltransferase family protein: MTHRVGYAPGVYDLFHVGHLNILRHAKSQCDYLVAGVVSDEMAVQAKGQAPVIPLAERLEIVRSVRFVDAAFVETVPDKLETWQQVRFDVIFKGDDWRGTSKGDKLERDFATVGVDVIYFPYTVHTSSTLLRKVLDGLANSA, encoded by the coding sequence ATGACGCACCGAGTAGGTTATGCGCCCGGGGTCTACGACCTATTCCACGTCGGGCATCTGAATATTCTCCGGCACGCCAAAAGCCAGTGCGACTATCTGGTGGCCGGTGTCGTCTCGGACGAAATGGCGGTGCAGGCGAAAGGGCAGGCACCGGTCATTCCGCTGGCCGAGCGGCTGGAGATCGTACGCAGCGTCCGATTCGTGGACGCGGCGTTCGTCGAGACGGTGCCCGACAAATTGGAAACCTGGCAGCAGGTACGGTTCGACGTCATTTTCAAGGGCGACGACTGGCGGGGGACGAGCAAGGGCGACAAGCTCGAAAGGGATTTCGCGACGGTCGGGGTCGATGTGATCTATTTCCCCTACACCGTGCACACGTCGAGCACCCTGCTGCGCAAGGTGCTCGACGGGCTCGCGAATTCCGCGTGA